Proteins co-encoded in one Flavivirga eckloniae genomic window:
- a CDS encoding LVIVD repeat-containing protein, which yields MKLKYLFLLLVLIGIWSCDEKGVDYELVKVATPELMAKSDFRNSVAIVDPENIEELGKIYAYKNYIFVSDSKKGVHIIDNSNPESPQAIKHIKIPGNEDISVKNDFLYADSATDLLVFDISDMNSISLVERLKDVFNIYDYNIPIEAEAVDYGKIDLEDNIIVGWTITTEKRKKVDNRFIGIAFEDGAVVQSMAESVTGQGGSLARFQIVGNYLYTVGNYQMSIFNIQSLSSPVLENTQNAGWNIETMFQADDYLYLGSTNGMYIYSISNPSSPEYVSEFTHWEGCDPVVVDGDYAYLTLRGGNDCGQLESVLEVIDISKKETPTLAGRYELENPYGLGIKGSTLFVCDGTSGLKLFDKADPLKVKQINAYQDAQSKDVIPLENNLLMIGGNTLYQYDYIADGVELISSYSLR from the coding sequence ATGAAATTAAAATATCTTTTTTTGTTATTAGTTCTTATCGGTATATGGTCTTGCGATGAAAAAGGTGTTGATTACGAGCTTGTTAAAGTGGCAACTCCAGAACTGATGGCTAAATCCGACTTTAGAAATTCGGTTGCTATTGTTGACCCCGAAAACATTGAGGAGCTAGGTAAGATATATGCTTACAAAAACTACATTTTTGTGAGCGATAGTAAAAAAGGAGTACATATCATAGATAATTCGAATCCTGAATCACCTCAGGCAATTAAGCACATTAAAATTCCCGGTAACGAAGATATTTCGGTTAAGAATGATTTTTTATATGCAGATAGTGCCACAGATTTATTGGTTTTCGATATCTCTGATATGAATTCAATTTCTTTAGTAGAAAGATTAAAAGATGTGTTTAATATTTATGATTACAATATTCCTATTGAAGCTGAAGCAGTTGATTATGGTAAAATAGATTTAGAAGACAACATTATCGTGGGGTGGACAATAACTACCGAAAAGCGTAAGAAAGTAGATAATCGATTTATTGGTATTGCCTTTGAAGATGGAGCAGTGGTTCAATCAATGGCAGAATCGGTTACAGGTCAAGGAGGGTCTTTGGCGAGGTTCCAAATCGTGGGTAATTACTTGTACACCGTTGGAAATTATCAAATGTCTATTTTTAATATACAAAGCTTATCGTCGCCAGTACTTGAAAACACACAGAATGCTGGTTGGAATATAGAAACCATGTTTCAAGCCGACGATTATTTGTATTTAGGAAGTACTAATGGCATGTACATCTATAGTATATCGAACCCGTCTTCGCCAGAGTATGTCTCGGAGTTTACTCATTGGGAAGGCTGTGATCCTGTTGTTGTTGATGGGGATTATGCTTATTTAACATTACGCGGAGGAAACGATTGTGGTCAGTTAGAAAGCGTTTTAGAGGTTATTGATATTAGTAAAAAAGAAACACCAACATTAGCTGGCCGTTATGAGTTAGAAAACCCTTATGGGTTGGGCATTAAGGGAAGCACTTTGTTTGTCTGCGATGGTACTTCCGGTTTAAAACTATTCGATAAGGCAGACCCATTAAAAGTAAAACAAATAAACGCATACCAAGATGCGCAATCTAAAGATGTTATACCATTGGAAAACAACTTGCTTATGATTGGAGGAAATACGCTGTACCAATACGACTATATAGCCGATGGTGTAGAATTAATAAGTTCATATTCATTAAGATAA
- a CDS encoding lipocalin-like domain-containing protein produces the protein MKKIVFALSVVLCFMNMQCSDDDSIPVLEPDNLLIGNWIAPSYDNDEITYKRANVLPEEAYGMTFKKNGVFVERSSGWCGTPPLVFFDSEGAWQLDDKLIKIALEYYPNNYAWQIISLTENELVVKRALTEQEEDHRELMDLFDEIYKLSISVSCTDASDWAFTAYGAKACGGPQGYIAYSKQIDTAAFLQKVEKYTNLEDAFNTKWSIVSTCDLPVPPKEVVCENGFPALK, from the coding sequence ATGAAAAAGATTGTATTTGCTCTTTCCGTTGTATTGTGTTTTATGAATATGCAATGTTCAGATGATGACTCAATTCCTGTTTTAGAGCCTGATAATTTATTAATTGGTAATTGGATAGCCCCATCGTATGATAACGATGAAATAACCTATAAAAGGGCTAATGTATTGCCTGAAGAAGCTTACGGAATGACGTTCAAAAAAAATGGAGTCTTTGTTGAGCGCTCTTCGGGTTGGTGTGGAACGCCTCCGTTGGTGTTTTTCGATTCTGAAGGAGCATGGCAGTTGGATGATAAGCTCATAAAAATAGCTTTGGAATATTACCCTAATAATTATGCATGGCAGATTATTTCACTTACCGAAAATGAGTTAGTTGTTAAAAGAGCGTTGACGGAGCAAGAAGAAGATCATAGAGAATTAATGGATTTATTTGATGAGATTTATAAACTATCAATAAGTGTTTCATGTACAGACGCAAGCGATTGGGCTTTTACTGCTTATGGAGCAAAAGCTTGTGGAGGTCCTCAAGGATATATTGCATATTCTAAGCAAATTGATACGGCTGCTTTTTTACAGAAAGTTGAAAAATACACTAATTTGGAAGATGCATTTAATACAAAATGGAGTATTGTTTCAACATGCGATTTACCAGTGCCACCTAAAGAAGTCGTGTGTGAAAATGGATTTCCTGCACTAAAATAA
- the miaB gene encoding tRNA (N6-isopentenyl adenosine(37)-C2)-methylthiotransferase MiaB — protein sequence MEKIIDENKQGESLILEQKENNKRKLFIESYGCAMNFSDSEIVASIMADQGFNTTQNLEDADLVLVNTCSIRDKAEQTVRKRLEKYNAVKKSHNPKMKVGVLGCMAERLKTKFLEEEKIVDLVVGPDAYKDLPNLLAEVDEGRDAINVILSKEETYGDISPVRLNTNGVTAFVSITRGCDNMCTFCVVPFTRGRERSRDPQSIIEEVNDLWNRGFKEITLLGQNVDSYLWYGGGLKKDFDNASDIQKATSVNFAKLLELCAKAQPKMRIRFSTSNPQDLTIDVVETMAKYNNICNHIHLPVQSGSDRILKEMNRLHTREEYIDLIDNIRSIIPNCAISQDMIVGFPTETEDDFKDTVSLMDHVKYNFGYMFTYSERPGTLAERKMEDDVPENVKKRRLQDIVDLQLKHSEIRTKENLNTVVEVLVEKESKKSNEQWSGRTPQNLVAVFPKAHYKVGDFVNVKVTDCTSATLIGEAIGYSENN from the coding sequence ATGGAGAAAATTATAGATGAAAATAAACAGGGTGAATCGCTCATCCTTGAACAAAAAGAAAACAATAAACGTAAACTTTTTATTGAAAGTTATGGCTGCGCCATGAATTTTAGCGATAGCGAAATAGTAGCTTCAATAATGGCCGACCAAGGGTTCAATACCACTCAGAATTTAGAAGATGCCGATTTGGTTTTGGTAAATACCTGCTCTATTCGAGATAAAGCAGAACAAACCGTACGTAAACGTTTAGAAAAATATAATGCTGTTAAAAAGTCTCATAACCCTAAAATGAAAGTAGGTGTTTTAGGATGTATGGCAGAACGACTAAAAACCAAGTTTCTTGAAGAAGAAAAAATTGTTGATTTGGTTGTTGGACCAGATGCCTATAAAGACTTACCAAATCTTTTGGCTGAAGTAGATGAAGGACGCGATGCTATAAACGTCATTCTTTCAAAAGAAGAAACCTACGGCGATATTTCTCCTGTACGTTTAAACACAAATGGCGTTACGGCATTTGTTTCCATTACTCGTGGTTGTGATAATATGTGTACTTTTTGTGTGGTGCCTTTTACACGCGGACGTGAGCGCAGTAGGGATCCACAAAGTATTATAGAGGAAGTCAATGATTTATGGAACAGAGGATTTAAGGAAATTACCCTACTTGGTCAAAATGTAGACAGCTACCTTTGGTATGGTGGCGGATTGAAAAAAGATTTCGATAATGCAAGCGACATTCAAAAAGCAACATCTGTAAACTTTGCTAAACTATTAGAGCTTTGTGCCAAAGCGCAACCAAAAATGCGAATTCGTTTTTCAACATCGAACCCGCAAGACTTAACAATCGATGTGGTTGAAACCATGGCGAAGTACAACAATATTTGTAATCACATTCACCTTCCTGTACAAAGTGGCAGCGATCGTATTTTAAAAGAAATGAATCGTTTGCATACACGCGAAGAGTATATTGACCTAATCGATAATATTCGCAGTATTATTCCAAACTGTGCTATTAGCCAAGACATGATTGTTGGTTTCCCAACAGAAACCGAAGACGATTTTAAGGATACCGTCTCGTTAATGGACCATGTAAAATATAACTTCGGGTATATGTTCACATATTCTGAACGCCCAGGAACTTTAGCAGAACGTAAAATGGAAGATGATGTGCCAGAGAATGTGAAAAAAAGAAGACTGCAAGACATTGTAGATTTACAGCTTAAACACAGTGAGATAAGAACCAAAGAAAACCTTAACACGGTTGTTGAAGTTTTAGTTGAAAAAGAGTCTAAAAAATCGAACGAACAATGGTCTGGGCGTACTCCACAAAATCTGGTAGCAGTATTCCCTAAGGCACATTATAAAGTAGGTGATTTTGTAAATGTAAAAGTAACAGATTGCACCAGTGCAACACTTATTGGTGAAGCTATTGGGTATTCTGAAAACAATTAA
- a CDS encoding sigma-54 interaction domain-containing protein: protein MESIQSIKQRFGIIGNTPSLNRAIEKAIQVAPTDISVLVTGESGVGKESIPKIIHQLSHRKHNKYIAVNCGAIPEGTIDSELFGHEKGAFTGATQTREGYFEVADGGTIFLDEVGELPLTTQVRLLRVLENGEFLKVGSSKVQKTNVRIVAATNVNMFEAIDKEKFREDLYYRLSTVDIHLPPLRERQEDIHLLFRKFASDFALKYKMPTVKLTDNAVRILTKHRWGGNVRQLRNIAEQLSVLEQNRTISASTLQGYLPTSGTNLPAVIKTSKSESDFSSEREILYKVLFDMKSDLNDLKKLTMELMKSGNTKDVEKNNESLIQKIYGNDDKDDASYEEPIENNEVISIPEHTSNEVEIVDIQDKYHFAEEIEEEETLSLHDKELELIKKSLERHNGKRKLAAAELGISERTLYRKIKQYDL, encoded by the coding sequence ATGGAATCAATTCAATCTATAAAACAACGTTTTGGTATTATTGGTAATACACCATCGCTAAATCGTGCTATTGAAAAAGCGATTCAGGTAGCCCCTACCGACATTTCGGTTTTGGTTACTGGAGAAAGTGGCGTTGGAAAAGAAAGTATTCCAAAAATAATCCATCAACTGTCCCACAGAAAACACAATAAATATATTGCCGTAAACTGTGGCGCAATCCCAGAAGGCACCATAGACAGTGAACTTTTTGGTCATGAAAAAGGCGCTTTTACAGGAGCAACACAAACCCGAGAAGGTTATTTTGAGGTTGCCGATGGTGGTACAATTTTTTTAGATGAAGTTGGAGAGCTTCCTTTAACGACTCAGGTACGTTTATTACGTGTTCTGGAAAATGGGGAGTTTTTAAAAGTGGGGTCTAGTAAAGTACAAAAAACCAATGTTCGTATTGTGGCTGCAACCAATGTTAATATGTTTGAAGCCATTGATAAAGAAAAATTTCGTGAAGACCTTTACTATAGACTAAGTACGGTAGATATCCATTTGCCTCCTTTACGCGAACGCCAGGAAGACATTCATTTGCTGTTTAGAAAGTTCGCTAGCGACTTTGCGCTTAAATATAAAATGCCAACGGTTAAGCTAACAGATAATGCTGTTCGCATACTAACAAAACATCGCTGGGGTGGTAATGTGCGTCAGCTTCGAAACATAGCAGAACAACTCTCTGTATTAGAGCAAAATCGTACCATAAGTGCTTCAACACTTCAAGGTTATTTGCCTACTTCCGGAACTAATTTACCGGCAGTTATTAAAACATCAAAATCTGAAAGTGATTTTAGTAGCGAACGTGAAATTCTATATAAAGTCCTTTTTGATATGAAAAGTGACTTAAACGACTTGAAAAAGCTCACCATGGAGCTTATGAAAAGTGGCAATACTAAAGATGTTGAAAAGAACAACGAAAGCTTAATTCAGAAGATTTATGGCAACGACGACAAGGATGATGCAAGCTACGAAGAGCCTATAGAAAATAATGAGGTAATCTCAATTCCAGAACATACTTCTAATGAAGTTGAAATAGTAGATATTCAAGACAAGTACCATTTCGCTGAAGAGATTGAAGAAGAGGAAACTTTATCGTTACACGACAAAGAATTGGAATTAATAAAAAAATCGCTTGAACGTCACAACGGAAAGCGTAAATTAGCTGCTGCAGAGCTAGGTATTAGCGAACGCACATTATATAGAAAGATTAAACAATATGATCTTTAA
- a CDS encoding LptE family protein — protein MKHIKYILLLIITTTFVSCGFYSFTGASIAPNIKTFQVNRFENTSILVEPGLELLFQNTLQDLIQNQTNLSLVNSNGDLVYEGEITTYRVSPTTATSQNTAAQNRLTIGVKLRFYNRKNEEDDLEQSFSFFRDFGGSSQLDGSLKDEVHEEIFERITQDIFNATLAKW, from the coding sequence ATGAAACATATAAAATATATCCTTTTATTGATAATAACTACAACGTTTGTAAGTTGTGGATTTTATTCCTTTACAGGAGCATCGATTGCTCCAAACATTAAAACATTTCAAGTTAATCGTTTTGAAAACACATCCATATTAGTTGAACCTGGATTGGAACTCCTTTTTCAAAATACCCTTCAGGATTTAATACAAAACCAAACCAATCTTAGCCTTGTTAATTCTAATGGCGATTTGGTGTACGAAGGCGAAATAACAACCTATAGGGTTTCTCCAACTACAGCAACATCTCAAAATACTGCTGCTCAAAACAGACTAACAATTGGTGTTAAATTACGCTTTTACAACAGGAAAAATGAAGAAGATGATTTAGAACAGAGCTTTTCATTTTTTCGAGACTTCGGCGGAAGTTCGCAACTTGATGGTTCGCTAAAGGACGAGGTTCATGAAGAAATTTTCGAGCGTATAACACAAGATATTTTTAATGCAACTTTAGCAAAATGGTAA
- the secG gene encoding preprotein translocase subunit SecG → MSTFTIFLVLIVVVAFLLIVVIMVQNPKGGGLSSSFGGGGTQQLGGVKKTTDFLDKSTWTLATLLLVLILASNVAINKGGESLDSKALDEDATTAPAPLPTPAQTTDDAATATPAEDDSTGE, encoded by the coding sequence ATGAGTACGTTTACAATATTTTTAGTATTAATTGTGGTAGTAGCATTTTTACTAATCGTAGTAATTATGGTTCAAAACCCTAAAGGAGGTGGATTATCATCATCTTTTGGCGGCGGTGGTACACAACAATTAGGTGGTGTAAAAAAGACAACCGACTTTTTAGATAAAAGTACATGGACTTTGGCTACCCTATTACTGGTGTTAATATTAGCTTCTAATGTAGCTATTAACAAAGGTGGAGAAAGTTTAGATTCTAAAGCATTAGACGAAGATGCAACAACAGCACCTGCTCCTTTGCCTACTCCAGCGCAAACAACCGATGACGCTGCAACAGCAACACCTGCAGAAGATGACTCTACAGGAGAATAA
- a CDS encoding co-chaperone GroES, with protein MALNIKPLADRVLIEPAAAETTTASGIIIPDNAKEKPQKGKVVAAGKGTKDEPITVKVGDTVLYGKYAGTELKLEGNDYLIMRESDILAII; from the coding sequence ATGGCATTAAACATTAAACCATTAGCAGATCGTGTTCTTATTGAACCTGCTGCAGCCGAAACTACAACGGCATCAGGGATTATTATTCCAGATAACGCTAAAGAAAAACCACAAAAAGGAAAAGTAGTAGCAGCTGGAAAAGGCACAAAAGATGAACCTATTACTGTAAAAGTTGGTGACACTGTTTTATACGGAAAATATGCTGGAACCGAACTTAAACTAGAAGGCAACGATTATTTAATTATGCGCGAAAGCGACATTTTAGCTATCATTTAA
- the groL gene encoding chaperonin GroEL (60 kDa chaperone family; promotes refolding of misfolded polypeptides especially under stressful conditions; forms two stacked rings of heptamers to form a barrel-shaped 14mer; ends can be capped by GroES; misfolded proteins enter the barrel where they are refolded when GroES binds) produces the protein MAKDIKFDIEARDGLKRGVDALANAVKVTLGPKGRNVIISKSFGAPQVTKDGVSVAKEIELEDPHENMGAQMVKEVASKTNDLAGDGTTTATVLAQAIVKEGLKNVAAGANPMDLKRGIDKAVNAITADLDSQSKKVGNSSEKIKQVAAISANNDDTIGELIAKAFDKVGKEGVITVEEAKGMDTYVDVVEGMQFDRGYLSPYFVTDADKMIADLENPYILLFDKKISNLQEILPILEPVAQSGRPLLIIAEDVDGQALATLVVNKLRGGLKIAAVKAPGFGDRRKAMLEDIAILTGGTVISEERGFTLENADLSMLGTAETVTVDKDNTMIVNGAGIAKDIKARVNQIKAQIETTTSDYDKEKLQERLAKLAGGVAVLYVGAASEVEMKEKKDRVDDALHATRAAVEEGIVAGGGVALVRAKSVLEKITTENLDEVTGIQIVARAIEAPLRTIVENAGGEGSVVISKVLEGKKDFGYDAKSEEYVDMLKAGIIDPKKVTRIALENAASVAGMILTTECALIDIKEEAAPAMPPMGGGGMPGMM, from the coding sequence ATGGCAAAAGATATAAAATTTGATATTGAAGCACGTGACGGATTAAAACGCGGTGTTGATGCATTAGCCAATGCTGTAAAAGTAACTTTAGGTCCTAAAGGACGTAACGTAATTATTAGTAAATCTTTTGGAGCACCACAAGTAACTAAGGATGGTGTATCTGTAGCTAAAGAAATTGAGTTGGAAGATCCACATGAGAACATGGGAGCTCAAATGGTAAAAGAAGTTGCTTCTAAAACCAACGATTTAGCAGGAGACGGTACAACTACCGCTACTGTTTTAGCACAAGCTATCGTAAAAGAAGGTTTAAAAAATGTTGCTGCTGGCGCAAATCCTATGGATTTAAAGCGTGGTATCGACAAAGCGGTTAATGCCATTACTGCAGATTTAGATTCGCAATCTAAAAAAGTGGGTAATTCTTCTGAAAAAATAAAGCAAGTTGCTGCAATTTCTGCAAACAATGACGATACTATTGGTGAATTAATCGCTAAAGCATTTGATAAAGTTGGTAAAGAAGGTGTTATTACCGTTGAGGAAGCCAAGGGTATGGATACTTACGTAGATGTTGTTGAAGGTATGCAATTCGATAGAGGATACTTATCTCCTTACTTCGTTACAGATGCAGACAAAATGATTGCTGATCTAGAAAACCCATACATCTTATTATTTGATAAAAAGATTTCGAACTTACAGGAAATTTTACCAATCTTAGAACCTGTAGCACAATCTGGTCGTCCTTTATTAATTATTGCTGAAGATGTAGACGGACAAGCTTTAGCTACTCTAGTAGTTAACAAATTACGTGGAGGTTTAAAAATTGCTGCTGTAAAAGCACCAGGTTTTGGAGACAGACGTAAAGCTATGTTAGAAGATATTGCTATCTTAACTGGTGGTACTGTTATTTCTGAAGAAAGAGGATTTACTTTAGAGAATGCAGACTTAAGTATGTTAGGTACTGCTGAAACGGTAACGGTAGACAAAGACAATACAATGATTGTTAATGGTGCTGGAATTGCTAAAGATATTAAAGCCAGAGTAAACCAAATTAAAGCTCAGATAGAAACTACAACTAGCGATTACGATAAAGAAAAACTACAGGAACGTTTAGCTAAACTAGCTGGTGGTGTTGCTGTTCTTTACGTTGGTGCTGCTAGTGAAGTGGAGATGAAAGAGAAAAAAGACCGTGTTGATGATGCTTTACATGCAACCAGAGCTGCCGTAGAAGAAGGTATTGTTGCTGGTGGTGGTGTTGCCTTAGTAAGAGCAAAATCGGTATTAGAAAAGATCACTACTGAAAACTTAGACGAGGTTACAGGTATTCAAATTGTAGCTCGTGCTATTGAAGCACCTTTACGTACTATTGTTGAAAATGCAGGTGGAGAAGGTAGCGTAGTTATCTCTAAAGTTTTAGAAGGCAAAAAAGATTTTGGTTACGATGCCAAGTCTGAAGAATATGTAGATATGCTTAAAGCAGGTATTATCGATCCTAAGAAAGTAACACGTATTGCATTAGAAAATGCTGCCTCTGTTGCCGGAATGATCCTTACTACCGAGTGTGCATTAATCGATATTAAAGAAGAAGCGGCTCCAGCTATGCCTCCAATGGGTGGCGGTGGTATGCCAGGCATGATGTAG
- a CDS encoding T6SS immunity protein Tdi1 domain-containing protein, with translation MKKFTNLFKPQQNVSPVSEDIIEEYKEKVPQLLIDLWRSNGHAKYNNGVIELINPKDFEPSLWTWLGREVENYVPFAISGFGELFYYRKLTETDEDVCMIDIQYRKIETIVWGLESFFEDFLTNEEDRKEWLREDLFNQAITEQGVLIKNEIFTFTPVLAMGGGEEVKYLKKGNAQVYQDIVFQMTM, from the coding sequence ATGAAAAAATTCACAAACCTATTTAAACCACAACAAAACGTATCTCCAGTTTCTGAAGACATTATAGAAGAATATAAGGAAAAAGTACCTCAATTGTTAATTGACTTATGGAGATCTAACGGTCATGCCAAATATAATAATGGGGTAATAGAATTAATTAATCCAAAGGATTTTGAACCGTCGTTATGGACTTGGTTAGGACGGGAAGTAGAAAATTACGTCCCTTTTGCAATTAGCGGTTTTGGAGAGCTGTTTTACTATCGGAAGCTTACAGAAACAGATGAGGATGTTTGTATGATAGATATTCAATACCGAAAAATAGAGACCATTGTATGGGGCCTAGAATCATTTTTTGAAGATTTTCTAACGAATGAAGAGGATAGAAAAGAGTGGTTAAGAGAAGATTTGTTTAATCAGGCTATTACCGAACAAGGAGTACTGATCAAAAATGAAATTTTTACGTTTACACCAGTTTTAGCGATGGGTGGAGGCGAGGAAGTTAAATACTTGAAGAAAGGTAATGCTCAAGTCTATCAGGATATTGTTTTTCAAATGACTATGTAA
- a CDS encoding carbon-nitrogen hydrolase family protein gives MRICIAQTKPIKGDIQANIEIHKNIINIAVSNKSDIIVFPELSLTGYEPELAKDLATNKDDSRFDEFQEISNKNNITIGVGIPVKSTDGVLISMLIFQPNKPRTLYSKQHLHPGEADLFTVGNNQIFLEEGNNKIALAICYETSVLEHSEYANSQGANIYIASVLNSIDSIHKDIDRISKTARKYKMTAFMSNYVGMSGGNACVGKSSVWNNQGDLVAQLDDETQGILIYDTLTEEIVKRDKL, from the coding sequence ATGAGAATCTGTATTGCCCAAACAAAACCAATTAAAGGAGATATTCAAGCGAATATCGAAATTCATAAAAACATTATTAATATCGCAGTTTCTAATAAATCAGATATTATTGTTTTTCCCGAACTATCCTTAACAGGGTATGAGCCAGAATTAGCAAAAGATTTGGCTACAAATAAGGATGATTCGCGATTTGATGAATTTCAGGAAATCAGTAATAAAAACAATATTACTATAGGGGTCGGAATTCCAGTAAAGAGCACCGATGGTGTGTTGATTAGCATGCTTATTTTTCAACCCAATAAGCCAAGAACCCTTTATTCGAAACAACATCTGCATCCGGGCGAGGCAGATTTATTTACAGTTGGTAATAATCAAATCTTTTTAGAAGAAGGCAACAATAAAATAGCTTTGGCAATATGCTATGAAACTTCTGTTTTAGAGCATTCTGAATACGCTAACAGTCAAGGCGCGAATATTTACATAGCTAGTGTATTGAATTCCATAGATAGCATTCATAAAGATATTGACAGGATCTCGAAAACTGCTAGAAAATATAAAATGACGGCATTTATGTCGAACTATGTAGGGATGTCCGGTGGTAACGCATGTGTAGGAAAGTCTTCTGTTTGGAACAACCAAGGCGATTTGGTGGCACAACTCGACGACGAAACCCAAGGGATTTTAATTTACGATACTCTAACTGAAGAAATTGTTAAAAGAGATAAACTGTAA
- a CDS encoding RagB/SusD family nutrient uptake outer membrane protein → MKFKNLLFFVFVGLLWACEKDNASPIEDERIIIDGEVFTPTESSIKVLGKQLLITFTDGLKEVKIVTNDTLKGAYNILDEPLKPSTLLKATVEYTNGVDTYKGLSGTIILQKDGAVYSGEYDVELKSETDNLEIKINGGTFSNLESTVVDPLIANEAAINDSLDACYPKFDKFIQFEFLFDAVYSNQIALPDSSWSSIYEHTQNPSDEKIIKLWDDAWEIIYKMNLIILSADKNVSNELSKNELIAQAKTIRAYTAFKILEWFNSIPIVEELEGNLFSARNTNEEVVQWIINDVNAAMPNLPETWPSLEDKVTKTFAQGILSRINLYSENYLEAHTVNQEIINGGAYALSTATNFQKDNTEIFWGFAKGDYTEFNTFFTKGDFVPVIRYTETILSSAETAYYTTGQGAALNYINMLKQRSGETELVNVDLDIIYEQYKTELSLEGDIFLIMKRFSKAEDELQIQNYQFVLPIPLTVLDNNPDISQNPGY, encoded by the coding sequence ATGAAGTTTAAAAATTTACTGTTTTTTGTATTTGTAGGGCTTTTGTGGGCTTGCGAAAAAGATAATGCAAGTCCGATTGAAGACGAGAGAATTATTATAGATGGGGAGGTGTTTACACCAACAGAGAGCTCTATTAAAGTCTTAGGGAAACAACTGCTAATTACTTTTACTGATGGATTAAAGGAGGTGAAAATTGTAACTAACGATACATTAAAAGGAGCGTATAACATATTAGATGAGCCATTGAAACCGTCTACCTTGCTTAAGGCTACAGTTGAATATACAAATGGAGTTGATACATACAAAGGACTGTCGGGAACTATTATTTTGCAAAAAGATGGAGCGGTTTATTCTGGAGAGTATGATGTTGAACTAAAATCTGAAACAGATAACTTGGAAATAAAAATCAATGGAGGTACTTTCTCAAATTTGGAAAGTACAGTAGTAGACCCTTTAATCGCAAATGAAGCGGCTATTAATGACTCATTGGATGCCTGTTATCCGAAATTCGACAAATTTATTCAGTTTGAGTTTTTGTTCGATGCAGTATATTCAAATCAAATAGCTTTGCCAGATAGTAGTTGGTCAAGCATTTATGAGCACACACAGAATCCATCCGATGAAAAAATAATCAAACTATGGGATGATGCTTGGGAGATTATTTATAAAATGAACCTGATTATTTTAAGCGCAGATAAAAACGTTTCAAACGAGCTTTCTAAAAACGAATTAATAGCTCAGGCCAAAACAATAAGGGCATACACGGCTTTTAAGATCCTAGAGTGGTTTAATAGCATTCCTATTGTTGAAGAGCTTGAAGGGAATTTGTTTTCTGCAAGAAATACAAACGAGGAGGTTGTACAATGGATAATAAATGACGTAAATGCAGCCATGCCGAACCTTCCAGAAACTTGGCCTTCTTTAGAAGATAAGGTAACCAAGACATTTGCCCAAGGGATATTATCTAGAATAAACCTGTATAGTGAAAACTATTTAGAAGCTCATACTGTAAATCAGGAAATAATAAATGGTGGAGCATATGCATTAAGTACTGCAACAAATTTCCAGAAGGATAATACCGAGATATTCTGGGGGTTTGCAAAAGGAGACTATACAGAGTTTAATACTTTTTTCACCAAAGGAGATTTTGTTCCTGTAATTCGTTATACCGAGACTATTCTTTCTAGTGCCGAAACAGCTTATTATACAACAGGACAAGGAGCTGCCTTAAATTATATAAACATGTTAAAACAGCGTAGTGGAGAAACTGAATTGGTAAATGTGGATTTAGATATAATATATGAACAGTATAAAACAGAACTTAGCCTCGAAGGGGATATATTTCTAATCATGAAAAGATTTAGTAAAGCAGAGGATGAACTTCAAATTCAAAATTATCAGTTTGTTTTACCAATACCCTTAACAGTGTTAGATAATAACCCGGATATTTCTCAAAACCCAGGATATTAG